In a genomic window of Halobiforma lacisalsi AJ5:
- a CDS encoding alpha/beta fold hydrolase has translation MRHRVFNEDGDEELVFVMGWGNRWTHENVGWLIGELTDAGYRVHAFELPTNVEDFKTDWLEPIAEYVLDLDEYQLLAHSAGALVAQALDGADNHVYLSPWWGYGDAYPDLFLEAVSQLPTAFPFLPVAEMGREELGERATDHQLSTLPRWVSPAFVRETRHAQEDLLTIDHDAVVFCSLRDPVIDLAPIGERVPAEHVVLYDGGHELFSSATRERYVDLLLEALEEGAPAVEDRPRVPA, from the coding sequence ATGAGACACCGCGTCTTCAACGAGGACGGCGACGAGGAGCTCGTCTTCGTCATGGGCTGGGGAAACCGCTGGACCCACGAGAACGTCGGCTGGCTCATCGGCGAACTCACCGACGCCGGCTACCGGGTCCACGCCTTCGAACTCCCGACGAACGTCGAGGACTTCAAGACCGATTGGCTCGAGCCGATCGCCGAGTACGTCCTCGACCTGGACGAGTATCAGTTGCTCGCCCACAGCGCGGGCGCGCTCGTCGCCCAGGCGCTCGACGGCGCGGACAACCACGTCTACCTGAGCCCCTGGTGGGGGTACGGCGACGCCTATCCCGACCTCTTCCTCGAGGCCGTCTCGCAACTCCCGACGGCGTTCCCGTTCCTCCCGGTCGCCGAAATGGGGCGGGAGGAACTGGGGGAGCGGGCGACCGACCACCAGCTCTCGACGCTCCCGCGGTGGGTCTCTCCCGCGTTCGTCCGCGAAACTCGCCACGCACAGGAGGACCTGCTGACGATCGACCACGATGCGGTCGTCTTCTGTTCGCTCCGGGACCCGGTCATCGACCTGGCGCCGATCGGCGAGCGCGTTCCCGCCGAGCACGTCGTCCTCTACGATGGCGGGCACGAACTGTTCTCCTCGGCGACCCGCGAGCGGTACGTCGACCTCCTGCTCGAGGCGCTCGAGGAGGGCGCACCGGCCGTCGAGGACCGGCCGCGCGTGCCCGCCTGA
- the ftsZ gene encoding cell division protein FtsZ: MQDIVQDALDNAEQEAREMDVDLDDDEFGDPRIVIVGCGGAGNNTINRLYNIGVDGADTVAINTDKQHLKMIEADTKILVGKSLTNGLGAGGDPSMGERATEMAQGTIKEVLGDADLVFVTAGMGGGTGTGAAPVVSEIAKEQGAIVVGMVSTPFNVERARTVKAEEGLEKLREQADSIIVLDNNRLLDYVPNLPIGKAFSVMDQIIAETVKGISETITQPSLINLDYADMSTIMNQGGVAVMLVGETQDKNKTDEVVKDAMNHPLLDVDYRGASGGLVHITGGPDLTLKEAEGIADNITERLEASANVIWGARIQEDYKGKVRVMAIMTGVQSAQVLGPTTQKQADKSRASIEGLDEADFDASNNVEEVGATGGSGGSSSRSGSRSGSGSGSRSRSRSSSKTGFGAQSDGGREEIEQQNGVDVIR; encoded by the coding sequence ATGCAGGATATCGTTCAGGACGCCCTCGACAACGCCGAGCAGGAGGCCCGCGAGATGGACGTCGATCTCGACGACGACGAGTTCGGCGATCCGCGCATCGTCATCGTCGGCTGCGGCGGTGCGGGCAACAACACCATCAACCGGCTGTACAACATCGGCGTCGACGGTGCGGACACGGTCGCGATCAACACGGACAAACAGCACCTGAAGATGATCGAGGCCGACACGAAGATCCTCGTCGGCAAATCCCTGACCAACGGGCTCGGCGCCGGGGGCGACCCGTCGATGGGCGAGCGCGCCACCGAGATGGCCCAGGGAACGATCAAGGAAGTGCTGGGGGATGCGGACCTCGTGTTCGTCACTGCCGGCATGGGTGGCGGTACCGGGACGGGTGCCGCTCCCGTCGTGTCGGAGATCGCCAAGGAACAGGGAGCGATCGTCGTGGGGATGGTCTCGACGCCGTTCAACGTCGAGCGTGCCCGCACCGTAAAGGCAGAGGAGGGCCTGGAGAAGCTTCGCGAACAGGCCGACTCGATCATCGTACTGGACAACAACCGGCTGCTCGACTACGTCCCGAACCTGCCGATCGGGAAGGCGTTCTCGGTGATGGACCAGATCATCGCCGAGACCGTCAAGGGCATCTCGGAGACGATCACCCAGCCGTCCCTGATCAACCTGGACTACGCCGACATGTCCACGATCATGAACCAGGGCGGCGTCGCCGTCATGCTGGTCGGCGAGACCCAGGACAAGAACAAGACCGACGAGGTCGTCAAGGACGCGATGAACCACCCGCTGCTGGACGTCGACTACCGCGGCGCGTCCGGCGGGCTGGTCCACATCACGGGCGGCCCCGACCTCACGCTGAAGGAGGCCGAGGGTATCGCCGACAACATCACCGAGCGCCTCGAGGCCTCGGCGAACGTCATCTGGGGCGCGCGTATCCAGGAGGACTACAAGGGTAAGGTCCGCGTGATGGCGATCATGACCGGCGTCCAGTCGGCACAGGTCCTGGGTCCCACGACCCAGAAGCAGGCCGATAAGTCGCGTGCGAGCATCGAAGGGCTCGACGAGGCCGACTTCGACGCGAGCAACAACGTCGAGGAGGTCGGTGCGACCGGCGGTTCCGGAGGCTCGAGTTCGCGTTCCGGCTCCCGATCCGGATCCGGATCCGGATCCCGATCCCGATCCCGCTCGAGTTCGAAGACCGGCTTCGGTGCCCAGAGCGACGGTGGTCGCGAGGAGATCGAACAGCAAAACGGCGTCGACGTGATCCGGTAA
- a CDS encoding DUF4442 domain-containing protein, whose product MFDALRARLYRLGFNLFPAYRGTGGRVTYIAPDWQEIRVKLPHTWRTRNYVGTTFGGSMYAAVDPFYMMMLLKTLGDGYVVWDKEAEIRFKKPGRDTLYATFRLTDEEIDAIRAELAADGTDAIDRHFTVDLVDDEGTVHATVRKTVYVTTDREKAV is encoded by the coding sequence ATGTTCGATGCGCTGCGCGCGCGGCTCTACCGGCTCGGGTTCAACCTCTTTCCCGCCTACCGGGGGACCGGAGGCCGCGTCACGTACATCGCGCCCGACTGGCAGGAGATTCGGGTCAAACTCCCTCACACCTGGCGGACGCGGAACTACGTCGGGACGACCTTCGGCGGCAGCATGTACGCCGCGGTCGACCCCTTCTACATGATGATGTTGCTGAAGACGCTCGGCGACGGCTACGTCGTCTGGGACAAGGAAGCCGAGATCCGGTTCAAGAAGCCCGGGAGGGACACGCTGTACGCGACTTTCCGGCTCACCGACGAGGAGATCGACGCGATCCGGGCGGAACTGGCGGCCGACGGGACCGACGCGATCGACCGCCACTTCACCGTCGACCTCGTCGACGACGAGGGTACGGTCCACGCGACGGTGCGAAAGACCGTTTACGTGACGACGGATCGGGAGAAAGCGGTCTGA
- a CDS encoding DUF7344 domain-containing protein, with translation MGYPNDTGGADTIGRRLDLLADRRRRELCQYLYTTDRSEFTASELAEQLSGSEGSEGSEGSEGSEGKPRSAGVATLERNLRHVHLPKLDDAGVIEYDPTAGRLVANDRRVGALFDVLETVTEGVDDGAADPDTGAAAE, from the coding sequence ATGGGGTATCCAAACGATACGGGTGGGGCGGACACGATCGGTCGACGACTGGACTTGCTCGCGGATCGCCGCCGACGGGAGCTCTGCCAGTACCTGTACACGACCGACCGATCGGAGTTTACCGCTTCGGAGCTGGCCGAGCAACTCTCGGGGAGCGAGGGGAGTGAGGGGAGTGAGGGGAGTGAGGGGAGTGAGGGGAAGCCCCGATCGGCCGGCGTCGCGACCCTCGAGCGGAACCTGCGACACGTTCACCTCCCGAAACTGGACGACGCCGGCGTCATCGAATACGATCCGACGGCGGGACGACTCGTCGCGAACGACCGCCGGGTCGGGGCGCTGTTCGACGTCCTCGAGACCGTGACCGAAGGCGTCGACGACGGGGCCGCCGACCCCGACACCGGCGCCGCGGCCGAGTAA
- the tenA gene encoding thiaminase II has product MAFSDRLLEEGEHVWKAQKDHPFVRELAAGTLDEAAFEHWVKQDYRYLLDYARLFSIAGTKARDEETMTHLLGVAHEVLDHEMDLHREFAADYGISREELEAVEKAPTCVAYTNFLVRTAHEGSLAEIAGALYPCMQGYLDVAEHMTDLADDLEENPYAPFIEMYTSEEFREATAWCREFVDDCGARFPGEHDAMREAFLTSAKLEYRFWEMAYTLEGWDL; this is encoded by the coding sequence ATGGCGTTTAGTGACCGCCTCCTCGAAGAGGGCGAACACGTCTGGAAGGCACAGAAGGATCACCCGTTCGTCCGAGAACTCGCCGCCGGCACCCTCGACGAGGCGGCGTTCGAACACTGGGTGAAACAGGACTACCGGTACTTGCTCGACTACGCGCGGCTGTTCTCGATTGCGGGGACGAAAGCCCGCGACGAGGAGACGATGACCCACCTGCTGGGCGTCGCCCACGAGGTGCTGGATCACGAGATGGATCTGCACCGCGAGTTCGCCGCCGACTACGGGATCAGCCGCGAGGAACTCGAGGCAGTCGAGAAAGCTCCGACCTGCGTCGCCTACACGAACTTCCTCGTGCGGACGGCCCACGAGGGATCGCTCGCGGAGATCGCCGGCGCGCTCTATCCGTGTATGCAGGGGTATCTCGACGTCGCCGAACACATGACCGATCTCGCCGACGACCTCGAGGAAAACCCGTACGCCCCCTTCATCGAGATGTACACGAGCGAGGAGTTCCGTGAGGCGACGGCGTGGTGTCGCGAGTTCGTCGACGACTGTGGAGCGCGGTTCCCCGGCGAGCACGACGCGATGCGGGAGGCGTTCCTCACGAGCGCCAAACTCGAGTACCGATTCTGGGAGATGGCGTACACGCTCGAGGGGTGGGACCTGTGA
- a CDS encoding HpcH/HpaI aldolase family protein, which produces MTVVTDLRDREPIVGTWLTLAAPAVAEASARLEFDVAVIDREHTALSLETVTEMARAIDAAGTDTEAFVRVSENDPTEIKRVLDAGVAGVMAPMIDTPEQARELVAATRYPPEGVRGVGIARGTGYGDAVSEAVADANDEIVTIAQIETRDGLTNVEEIAAVDGLDALFVGPADLSAALGNFGEFEDEAFQEAVDRVLEAGHAVDKPVATIALEPADVGRWLEQGFDAVVAGVDVDYVLSGGRDAKNAFEEAVETR; this is translated from the coding sequence ATGACCGTCGTCACTGACCTCCGGGACCGCGAGCCGATCGTCGGCACCTGGCTCACGCTGGCTGCTCCCGCCGTCGCCGAGGCCAGCGCCCGCCTCGAGTTCGACGTCGCCGTGATCGACCGCGAACACACCGCGCTCTCGCTCGAGACGGTGACCGAGATGGCCCGCGCGATAGACGCCGCCGGAACCGACACCGAGGCGTTCGTCCGGGTCTCCGAGAACGATCCGACCGAAATCAAGCGCGTCCTCGACGCGGGAGTCGCCGGCGTCATGGCACCGATGATCGACACCCCCGAGCAAGCCCGTGAACTCGTCGCCGCGACGCGCTACCCGCCCGAGGGCGTCCGCGGCGTCGGCATCGCCCGGGGGACGGGCTACGGCGACGCGGTTTCCGAGGCCGTCGCGGACGCGAACGACGAAATCGTCACCATCGCCCAGATCGAGACCCGCGACGGCCTCACAAACGTCGAGGAGATCGCGGCGGTCGACGGCCTCGACGCGCTGTTCGTCGGTCCCGCGGATCTGTCGGCCGCGCTCGGGAACTTCGGGGAGTTCGAGGACGAGGCGTTCCAGGAGGCCGTCGACCGCGTCCTCGAGGCCGGCCACGCGGTCGACAAACCCGTGGCGACGATCGCCCTCGAGCCCGCAGACGTGGGGCGGTGGCTCGAGCAGGGGTTCGACGCCGTGGTGGCCGGCGTCGACGTCGACTACGTGCTCTCCGGCGGTCGAGACGCGAAGAACGCGTTCGAGGAAGCGGTCGAAACGCGGTAG
- the ncsA gene encoding tRNA 2-thiolation protein NcsA — translation MDCNRCDEEAVMHAAYSGQHLCADHFRESVEKRVRRRVRRDDLVPQDATPEDPETWVIGLSGGKDSVVLTKILHDTFAEDPRIELVGLTIHEGIEGYRDKSVDACVDLSRDLGIRHELVSYAEEFGIEMDDVVEDDPENMAACAYCGVFRRDVLSRYADDLEADLLLTGHNLDDEAQTALMNFLEGDVEQIAKHFDASLGPLSEREDQEEFVPRAKPLRDVPEKEVALYAHLEDLPAHITECPHSSEAYRAEIQQLLYDLEENHPGTRHSILSGYEELAGIAAERYGGDDGADLRECSECGSTTTREVCRKCSLLESLA, via the coding sequence ATGGATTGTAACCGGTGTGACGAGGAGGCGGTCATGCACGCCGCCTACTCGGGTCAGCACCTCTGTGCGGACCACTTCCGCGAGTCGGTCGAGAAGCGGGTACGCCGTCGGGTCCGCCGCGACGACCTCGTCCCGCAGGACGCGACCCCCGAGGACCCGGAGACGTGGGTGATCGGGCTCTCCGGCGGCAAGGACAGCGTCGTTCTCACAAAAATTCTCCACGACACGTTCGCCGAGGACCCCCGAATCGAACTCGTCGGGCTGACCATCCACGAGGGGATCGAGGGCTACCGCGACAAGTCGGTCGACGCCTGCGTCGATCTCTCCCGGGACCTGGGCATCCGGCACGAACTCGTCTCCTACGCCGAGGAGTTCGGCATCGAGATGGACGACGTCGTCGAGGACGACCCCGAGAACATGGCCGCCTGCGCCTACTGCGGCGTCTTCCGGCGGGACGTCCTCTCGCGGTACGCCGACGACCTCGAGGCCGACCTCCTGTTGACGGGCCACAACCTCGACGACGAGGCCCAGACTGCCCTGATGAACTTCCTCGAGGGCGACGTCGAACAGATCGCCAAACACTTCGATGCGAGCCTCGGTCCCCTCTCCGAGCGCGAGGACCAGGAGGAGTTCGTCCCGCGGGCGAAGCCGCTGCGGGACGTCCCCGAGAAGGAGGTCGCCCTCTATGCCCACCTCGAGGATCTCCCTGCACACATCACCGAGTGTCCCCACTCGAGTGAGGCCTATCGGGCGGAAATCCAGCAGTTGTTGTACGATCTCGAGGAGAACCATCCCGGAACGCGACACTCGATCCTCTCGGGGTACGAGGAACTGGCAGGCATCGCCGCCGAGCGCTACGGCGGGGACGACGGCGCCGACCTGCGGGAGTGTTCCGAGTGCGGGTCGACGACGACCCGCGAGGTCTGTCGGAAGTGCTCGCTGCTCGAGTCGCTCGCCTGA
- a CDS encoding ribbon-helix-helix domain-containing protein encodes MERVTLRIPKQQIEEVEQLVDSGEFPNRSEAIRSAVREMINEEYDGQTDQARKRNWAKV; translated from the coding sequence ATGGAGCGTGTGACACTGCGAATTCCGAAACAGCAGATCGAAGAGGTCGAGCAACTGGTCGACTCGGGAGAGTTCCCGAACCGGAGCGAGGCGATCCGGTCGGCCGTGCGCGAAATGATTAACGAGGAGTACGACGGGCAGACCGATCAAGCCCGCAAACGCAACTGGGCGAAGGTGTAA
- a CDS encoding nucleotidyltransferase family protein: MHAFVFAAGRGTRLRPYTDETPKPLLEVGGEPMLERSLRRLVDAGVDRFVVVVGYRREAIVNRVGESIAGVPITYAVQRERQGLAHAVRRAVVDGYDATLPPMGAGWGSDPGAISLPPSVPEDVVLVNGDNVFADDCDLSRLVDRHRESGVDGVLLLDRVSRNEAEATAYCDLASDGTVRAIDASVGESTGGEDDAAYVAAGVQIHDTAALLEAFLGVSRADSDGDEYELADALESLVDRRRYVGVELEGWHLNVNTPADLEVARRRLGSE, translated from the coding sequence ATGCACGCGTTCGTCTTCGCAGCCGGTCGCGGAACTCGTTTACGGCCGTATACGGACGAGACGCCGAAGCCGCTGCTCGAGGTCGGCGGCGAGCCGATGCTCGAGCGGTCGCTTCGGCGACTCGTCGACGCTGGCGTCGACCGGTTCGTCGTCGTGGTCGGATACCGTCGCGAGGCGATCGTCAACCGCGTCGGCGAGTCGATCGCGGGCGTGCCGATCACGTACGCGGTGCAACGCGAACGGCAGGGGCTCGCCCACGCGGTTCGCCGGGCGGTCGTCGACGGGTACGACGCGACGTTGCCCCCGATGGGGGCCGGGTGGGGGAGCGACCCCGGTGCGATCTCGCTTCCGCCGTCCGTTCCCGAAGACGTCGTCCTCGTCAACGGCGACAACGTCTTCGCCGACGACTGCGACCTCTCGCGGCTGGTCGACCGTCACCGCGAGTCGGGCGTCGACGGCGTTCTTCTGCTCGATCGCGTCTCGAGGAACGAAGCCGAGGCGACGGCTTACTGCGACCTCGCGAGCGATGGTACCGTCCGGGCGATCGACGCGTCGGTCGGCGAGTCGACTGGGGGAGAAGACGACGCCGCTTACGTCGCCGCGGGCGTCCAGATCCACGACACTGCAGCGTTGCTCGAGGCCTTTCTCGGCGTCTCCCGGGCCGACAGCGACGGCGACGAGTACGAACTCGCCGACGCCCTCGAGTCGCTGGTCGACCGACGGCGGTACGTCGGCGTCGAACTCGAGGGGTGGCACCTGAACGTCAACACGCCGGCGGACCTCGAGGTGGCGCGACGGCGGTTGGGGAGCGAGTAG
- a CDS encoding TenA family protein, with translation MTTDETDEERDVPDAYEAYATDADTDDPRFTDWLRDRAEPTWSAAVEHPFTDELGAGTLSEDAYAAYLVQDYAFVDELVGTFGHAVGQAPDMGSKRPLIEFLDTITDDEDDYFRRSFDALEVPDSEWTDPERTETTAAFVDLLGRAAHEGGYAETLAVLVPAEWIYEEWATTVATTDGDPESEPPSAGADLPFYYAEWIDLHAVAGFREFVDWLRGELDAVGPALSPRRQRRVERLFRRTVALEVAFFDEAYEHGTAENADASSSG, from the coding sequence GTGACGACGGACGAAACGGACGAAGAGAGGGACGTCCCCGACGCGTACGAGGCGTACGCCACCGACGCCGATACCGACGATCCGCGGTTCACCGACTGGCTGCGCGACCGTGCGGAACCGACCTGGTCCGCCGCCGTCGAGCATCCGTTCACCGACGAACTCGGCGCGGGGACCCTCTCCGAGGACGCCTACGCTGCCTACCTCGTCCAGGACTACGCGTTCGTCGACGAACTCGTCGGGACGTTCGGCCACGCCGTCGGGCAAGCCCCCGATATGGGATCGAAACGGCCGCTGATCGAGTTCCTCGACACGATCACCGACGACGAGGACGACTACTTCCGGCGGTCGTTCGACGCGCTCGAGGTTCCCGACTCGGAGTGGACCGATCCAGAACGCACCGAGACGACGGCCGCCTTCGTCGACCTGCTCGGCCGTGCGGCCCACGAGGGCGGCTACGCGGAGACGCTCGCGGTGCTCGTCCCCGCCGAGTGGATCTACGAGGAGTGGGCGACGACCGTCGCCACGACCGACGGCGACCCCGAAAGTGAGCCGCCGAGCGCGGGAGCCGATCTGCCGTTCTACTACGCCGAGTGGATCGACCTCCACGCCGTCGCGGGGTTCCGGGAGTTCGTCGACTGGCTCCGGGGCGAACTCGACGCTGTCGGTCCCGCCCTCTCGCCGCGTCGACAGCGTCGCGTCGAGCGACTGTTCCGGCGAACCGTCGCCCTTGAGGTCGCGTTCTTCGACGAAGCGTACGAACACGGTACCGCGGAAAACGCGGACGCATCGTCGAGCGGATAA
- a CDS encoding DUF7095 family protein codes for MNGFDRAEAVDRLEELVDTVERDRMPVPVREVWAFGDVALGLDPVERLDVYLTKDILMRDDSPGPAGTAGADGDEEDPETRFRNSHGIEGVGKSVRADWAEEYPEYLRANAAGHAAPEKCLAAHLLQDDESDPIHLEVCNASFEDNVTQRLRGAQLRDDYTQLLDPRGVCLWADGVRSDEAFRKLRESELALPTLSAALEMLGMEEAEATEAARELHAWREKQEGVTVRGDVV; via the coding sequence ATGAATGGATTCGACCGCGCGGAAGCGGTCGACCGGCTCGAGGAGCTGGTCGACACCGTCGAACGCGACCGTATGCCGGTCCCGGTCCGGGAGGTGTGGGCCTTCGGGGACGTCGCGCTGGGGCTCGATCCGGTGGAGCGACTGGACGTCTACCTGACCAAGGACATCCTGATGCGGGACGACAGCCCCGGACCGGCGGGAACCGCGGGGGCAGACGGCGACGAAGAAGACCCCGAAACACGCTTCCGGAACTCCCACGGTATCGAGGGCGTCGGCAAATCCGTCCGGGCCGACTGGGCCGAGGAGTACCCCGAATATCTCCGGGCCAACGCCGCCGGCCACGCCGCCCCCGAGAAGTGCCTGGCCGCCCACCTGCTCCAGGACGACGAGTCCGACCCGATCCACCTCGAGGTCTGCAACGCCTCCTTCGAGGACAACGTCACCCAGCGCCTGCGCGGTGCACAACTGCGGGACGACTACACCCAACTGCTGGATCCCCGGGGCGTCTGTCTGTGGGCCGACGGCGTCCGCAGCGACGAGGCGTTCCGCAAACTCCGGGAGAGCGAACTCGCGCTCCCGACGCTGTCGGCGGCCCTCGAGATGCTCGGCATGGAGGAAGCCGAGGCGACCGAAGCGGCCCGGGAACTCCACGCCTGGCGCGAAAAGCAGGAGGGCGTGACGGTTCGGGGCGACGTGGTGTAG
- a CDS encoding double zinc ribbon domain-containing protein, with the protein MSKITFRAEDELVDELEDLELSKSEAMREALRSYLDSSDSAASDTPDSSENAERDGAAIDDLVRERVDEVLAERFERLTPSGERDREPAPRGRGPRFGFHPSGWGGGHATPHRSRAPAPESDARDVNITISLEGDGVRTASGSSEGDGDRVAEPNSEPSRETDGRTRAPGRDPDRSRDDAGTTCGQCGESVDDDHVYCPNCGEKASRRLFCDCGDELRSDWAFCPSCGRRTPSADVLESG; encoded by the coding sequence ATGAGTAAGATCACGTTCCGCGCCGAGGACGAGCTCGTCGACGAGCTCGAGGACCTCGAACTCTCCAAGAGCGAAGCGATGCGGGAGGCGCTCCGGTCGTATCTCGACTCGAGCGACTCGGCCGCTTCGGACACCCCAGACAGCTCGGAGAACGCGGAACGCGACGGCGCGGCGATCGACGACCTCGTGCGCGAGCGCGTAGACGAGGTACTGGCCGAGCGGTTCGAGCGTCTTACACCGTCCGGGGAACGGGACCGCGAGCCGGCTCCACGCGGTCGGGGCCCGCGGTTCGGCTTCCATCCCAGCGGTTGGGGCGGAGGACACGCCACGCCGCACCGCTCGAGGGCTCCAGCGCCGGAGTCGGACGCTCGCGACGTCAACATCACCATCTCGCTCGAGGGGGATGGGGTTCGGACGGCGTCCGGTTCGTCGGAGGGAGACGGCGATCGGGTCGCAGAACCGAATTCGGAGCCGAGCCGGGAAACGGACGGGCGAACGCGGGCGCCCGGCCGCGATCCGGACCGCAGCCGGGACGACGCCGGCACGACCTGTGGACAGTGTGGGGAATCCGTCGACGACGACCACGTTTACTGTCCCAATTGCGGGGAGAAGGCTTCCCGGCGGCTGTTCTGCGACTGTGGCGACGAACTCCGATCGGACTGGGCGTTCTGCCCGAGCTGCGGCCGTCGGACGCCGTCCGCGGACGTCCTCGAGTCCGGCTAG
- a CDS encoding ZIP family metal transporter codes for MSTSEIAVVVGVALLAGCATGIGAIPTLYADRVSHRVYDSAVGFAAGIMIGAAVFALIVPGLEYGSPIEIVVGLALGTLFLLVVNAWLPHLHLDDPDEPNQPLEGTGLLRTDGVNGQRLAVEDDMRRALLVGSAVTIHNVPEGLAVGIAFGSGEAGLGFAIATAIAVQNVPDGFAMAVPASRAGISDAKTLLYTTLSGGVPEPIAAAVGFSLVAVVTGLFPVAAGFAAGAMIAVVFRELIPSSHGHGYADTATATFVAGFAVMLVVDTVLAV; via the coding sequence GTGTCGACTTCCGAGATCGCAGTCGTCGTCGGCGTCGCGCTGCTTGCAGGGTGTGCCACGGGAATCGGCGCGATCCCCACGCTGTACGCGGACCGCGTGAGTCACCGCGTCTACGACAGCGCGGTCGGCTTCGCCGCCGGGATCATGATCGGCGCGGCGGTCTTCGCCCTGATCGTCCCTGGCCTCGAGTACGGGTCGCCGATAGAGATCGTCGTCGGACTCGCGCTGGGAACGCTTTTCCTGCTCGTCGTCAACGCGTGGCTTCCGCACCTGCATCTCGACGATCCCGACGAGCCGAACCAGCCGCTCGAGGGGACGGGGCTGCTCCGGACCGACGGCGTGAACGGGCAACGGCTCGCGGTGGAGGACGACATGCGTCGTGCACTGCTCGTGGGGAGCGCGGTCACGATCCACAACGTCCCCGAGGGGCTGGCCGTCGGCATCGCCTTCGGGAGCGGTGAGGCCGGACTGGGGTTCGCCATCGCGACCGCGATCGCGGTCCAGAACGTCCCCGACGGGTTCGCGATGGCCGTTCCGGCCTCCCGTGCGGGCATCTCCGACGCGAAGACGCTCCTCTATACGACCCTCTCGGGCGGCGTCCCGGAACCGATCGCTGCCGCCGTCGGATTCTCGCTGGTCGCGGTCGTCACCGGGCTCTTCCCCGTCGCGGCCGGGTTCGCCGCGGGCGCGATGATCGCCGTCGTCTTCCGCGAGTTGATCCCCTCGAGCCACGGGCACGGCTACGCCGACACGGCGACGGCGACGTTCGTCGCCGGCTTCGCGGTCATGCTCGTGGTGGATACGGTGCTCGCGGTCTGA